The following are encoded in a window of Streptomyces sp. SAT1 genomic DNA:
- a CDS encoding wax ester/triacylglycerol synthase family O-acyltransferase: MTPDLLAPLDLAFWNIESAGHPMHLGALGVFAAPSPGDAAHAADLLAARAAAVPGLRMRIRDVWHPLGLRRPGPDGLRGALAKGLRQPLGFGGAAREPDPRFDPLNHIHLHAPVPGFHAAAGRLMQRPLERGLPPWEAHVLPAAAGTGFAVLFKFHHALADGLRALTLAAAILDPVDLPRRGPGPAAPRRGPLPDVRALPGLVRDALGDLGRALDIGARVARSTLATRPVPALTAAPTGTRRTAGVAVDIDDVHLVRKAVGGTVNDVLIAVVAGALRRWLEERGEPVEGLAPRALIPVSRRRPRTAQPPGNRLSGYLTHLPVGVADPLRRLAAVRAAMDRNKDAGPDRGAGAVALLADHVPALGHRLGGPLVGQAARLWFDILVTSVPLPGFGLRLAGHPLTEVYPFAPLARGQSLAVAISTYRGQVHYGLVADAEAVPDLHRLARAVTEEVETLITVCAP, encoded by the coding sequence GTGACTCCTGATCTGCTCGCTCCCCTCGACCTGGCGTTCTGGAACATCGAGTCCGCCGGGCACCCGATGCACCTCGGCGCGCTCGGCGTCTTCGCGGCCCCCTCGCCCGGCGACGCGGCCCACGCCGCCGACCTGCTCGCCGCCCGCGCCGCCGCGGTGCCCGGTCTGCGCATGCGCATCCGCGACGTGTGGCACCCGCTCGGGCTGCGCCGGCCCGGCCCCGACGGGCTCCGCGGCGCCCTGGCGAAGGGCCTGCGGCAGCCGCTCGGCTTCGGCGGCGCCGCCCGCGAACCCGACCCCCGCTTCGACCCGCTGAACCACATCCACCTGCACGCCCCCGTTCCCGGCTTCCACGCGGCGGCCGGACGGCTCATGCAGCGCCCCCTGGAACGCGGCCTGCCGCCGTGGGAGGCCCATGTGCTGCCCGCGGCGGCCGGGACCGGCTTCGCGGTGCTGTTCAAGTTCCACCACGCCCTCGCCGACGGCCTGCGCGCCCTCACCCTCGCCGCCGCGATCCTCGACCCGGTCGACCTGCCCCGACGAGGCCCCGGGCCCGCCGCACCGCGGCGCGGCCCGCTGCCCGACGTGCGCGCGCTGCCCGGACTGGTCCGCGACGCCCTCGGCGACCTGGGCCGGGCCCTGGACATCGGGGCCCGCGTCGCCCGCTCCACCCTCGCCACCCGCCCCGTCCCCGCCCTGACCGCCGCTCCCACCGGCACCCGACGCACCGCGGGCGTGGCCGTCGACATCGACGACGTCCACCTGGTCCGCAAGGCCGTCGGCGGCACCGTCAACGACGTGCTGATCGCGGTCGTCGCGGGCGCCCTGCGCCGCTGGCTGGAGGAGCGCGGCGAGCCCGTCGAGGGCCTCGCGCCCCGCGCCCTCATCCCCGTCTCCCGCCGCCGCCCGCGCACCGCCCAGCCGCCGGGCAACCGGCTCTCCGGCTATCTGACGCACCTGCCCGTCGGTGTCGCCGACCCGCTGCGCCGGCTCGCCGCCGTCCGCGCCGCCATGGACCGCAACAAGGACGCCGGACCCGACCGGGGCGCCGGGGCCGTCGCCCTGCTCGCCGACCACGTGCCCGCCCTCGGCCACCGGCTCGGCGGCCCGCTGGTCGGACAGGCCGCCCGGCTCTGGTTCGACATCCTGGTCACCAGCGTCCCGCTGCCCGGCTTCGGGCTGCGCCTGGCCGGCCACCCGCTCACCGAGGTCTACCCCTTCGCGCCGCTCGCCCGCGGCCAGTCCCTGGCCGTCGCGATCTCCACCTACCGCGGCCAGGTGCACTACGGGCTCGTCGCCGACGCCGAGGCCGTGCCCGACCTGCACCGGCTGGCCCGCGCGGTGACCGAGGAGGTGGAGACCCTCATCACCGTCTGCGCCCCCTGA